ctttttgaaaaaatgttCCTGTTTCCTTTTTGGCACTAATCCtttttgattttcttgaatAGAAACGTGAAGCTGAACCTGGTGAGAAACCTGAACCTGTTAGGACCCACCTTCGCAATATGATCATTGTCCCTGAGATGATTGGTAGTGTCATTGGTGTTTACAATGGTAAGACCTTCAACCAGGTTGAAATCAAGCCTGAGATGATTGGCCATTACTTGGCAGAGTTTTCCATTTCTTACAAGCCTGTGAAGCACGGTAGACCAGGTATTGGTGCCACACACTCTTCAAGGTTCATTCCTCTAAAGTGAAGAGATTTTATCAAATATTCTCATCTTGTAGAATTCAACATTCTaggttttttgtcatttttgtgAGCCATGACTCTTcacgatcttatgggttttgcATAGTCTCGATTACATGTACTTTGTCTTTGACTATACTCAGTTTTGCAGATTAATTTAAGTTTTGTTGGACAATATGTTCTGTTGGCATCAATGTTTTGTGGAGTTCTTGAACTTGACTGACATTTCTGGGTGTAACTTTGATACCTTACCATAATGTGGATGGTGTGGCACGTTCTGACCCATTTTGTCTGTCTTATTGAATTTTGCTCTGAATTTCTAGATTGCCTCCTAATGTGCTTTGATACCTCACCATATATTTACTAATTTGCACAAAAGTTTTACAGAATTCTTGTACTCAGTTCGCTACTAGTGTAGTGCCATTAAGTTGGTGGTGTGGCACAGTCCACCCGCTTTTTTTGGTTGCTTTTAACGAATTTGCCTACCATGTTTGTTGTCCTAGACTGGTACTAAAAAACCTTGAAAATGCCGAAGATTGTATGTTTGTCTTGCTAGTATTGGACCCAATAATCCCAACTCGTCGAGTGTAGCAATTTTAACTGGGGAATGAATTGAATGGTCTGCAAATAAAACTGGGACATGGTGTTGAAACTACTTATATTCTTGCTACTAAATGAATGTAGCCGTGTAGATTGAGCCCCAATTAGAAAAAGAAACTAAATCCTTGATCTTGCTACGTATGTGAGAATgatgtgaaaattttatttttttattccaaGTTCATGGGGTAGTGTTGCTCAAGATTCGACACTTacagtttaattatttttacttgCTCTAAATGTTAAAAAAGTGAGGAAGTAAATAATGGAACGTGTATTTTGTTGGTAGACTTTAAAAATTAGGATTGAAAATAAATACTATTTCTATTTCAcacttatttgatttttacacttttcaatgtgctatttcaatttcaaaaatctttaatcgtatataatttaaaatttttaaaaattaatataaacaaaagttgcattgagattaaaaaaaaaacaaattgagaTTGATAAATGTGTAGTATTAAAAATCCAAATGATATAGTTACTCTAATTTGAAGAAAATATAatcatacaatattataaaagaaTTGGAAAATTCTTCAtgactattttataaaattttgcattaattatgattttaagtattaaaggtAACTTTTCAAAAAGGTTTTTATTAGATCAAATTATTCAATTATACATcatataatactataaaaaaattaaaaaattttgcaaGGTGAATTTATAGAGTTGtgcattaattatgattttaagtattgaaaataagtttttaaaagACTTTTATTAGATTAAATCATCCaattatataatactataaaagaatCGGCGAATTGCAAATGAGGATCTTATAGACCTTTAtcaaataatatcatttttACAGATTAAAATATGATTGTGGAATGACATACAAAGCATGTTAACTATAATATACAATTGcatctttatttaaaatttttatttgtaggtATTTTCATACTAACAAACTTCGTATATTGCACGAGGTTATGTACTAGTGTATGATAAAACGGTATAGGGCATTGGGAGTCGCACAATTCTCATATAAACATTAATTATTGTATAATTAGAGGCGATTTATCTTAATTTCAAACTCACTTGAGTTAATGTTTAAGTGAGTTAGATATACGCAATCGTACTCTTGTTAGTGATAAGACTAACAACAATATCGTTTTCGAATGAGTATTGACCTTTAGTAGCGAATATCATGTACAATGTTAACAATGTCGTTTTCAAATGAGTATTGACCTTTAGTAGCGAATATCATGTACAATGTTATGTacaatttaatgagtcatttttctttaatctATTGTAATTTGGaatcaaaaaattatacatCTTTGAACCCcatcaaaataacaaatataatattatatgattCAAAAATTATTTAGTTGCATGATTGAAATGAGAAATCCCATAATTTCAtatgtagttattttttttaattaaaacgtttttaaaatgaattatcaGTCTATAATAATAAAAGCATAAGCATGGATCAACAATTTgagtgaaaattaattttaaaattctaactttaaatgtttcaattttaaaaatcttaattttgaGATATTATATCAAATTTCTATCTAAAAGACATTCTTTTatgtaaatttcaattttaaaatattatttaaaattcttaacttaaaaaaaaaaaaaaaaaaaactctttatAGCCCGTTAAAATTGATAGCACCTACCTCTTATAGTTGTCATCAATATAACATATGATACCCTTAATtctaaagttgagatttttaGATAAAAGTACgaagttaaaatttttataattaaaatgcttaaaattaaaaattaaatatttattttttcctaATTTATAAGGTATTCGTACTTTCAAGATAAATCAACCAAAGTTAGGAGGATAGACGCCTTAAGTATAAGGTCTAATGCCCCTATTAAGGATTAACAGTCATTTTTAGCATTAGGTCAAAATTTAATTGATGTTGATTTCTCACTTTACTTCTACTCAATTGACTTGTAAAGATTAGTCAATACTCTTCTTGAACCAAACCTAATTGTTCAAGTCAGCCTTTCCTTACCTTCTAAGTTCTATACCTTCAACAAAGTAAACATGCTTGATGAACTAAGAAACAAAACATGTTAAAATGTCTCATTCCTTAACCAAGATAATGACAACATATGCATAATAATTATAGGTGTTCTTTCGAGTTATCAGATCAATTTCGAGTCTGATGTTTCGAATCGGTTCAAAATCGAGTCTTAtgttcacattgatttttacatttttaaaaaattcattttgaagtcgggttcGATTCTaaggtcgggtaaatatcgGATTATCGGATCTGCTTTAAACAACTTTAATCATGGGCGTTTAGAACTCACATGTGTCTAAAGATAGAAAATTAAGGCTCCTAACCATAATCTAGAAAAAAAAGGGGATGAGAAGGAAACTAAGGATGCAATATCATTACTATAAGATGGGACCCATCTTTGAAGATTATAAGCAAAGTTCAAACAATTGATCAATGATAGAAGACAACTCATCTAcacaaaagtcaaaaatcaGATAAGATACAAGAATAGTTAAACAATATCCATCAAtttaaacacttaaaaagtcTAACCTCTCACCTTTTAAAACAAGCAAATCCTAACAAGATCAGCCTCCATACATGTTCAATCATGCTATTGTTGCCAAGTCTTCATAAAAGCCAAATTTGATGCCATAAATGGTTAAAACCAATAAACTTCCAGGAAATTTGGGGTAAGCAAAATACAACTAAAACTAAACTACTTATGATCAAAACAACCACTTTCGCAATGATGCGGTAATACGGATTGCTTGCGGTGTAATACCTATTCGGGGATCGATCATAGAACCCTTGCTAGTCAAACAGTTTGTTCGGACCATAAATTGATGTCAATAAAGATTCAAAGAATGAAAGAAAACTCGGAATGACTACAAGTTTTGAACCATATAAAACACCTTCCCAACTTTAATAGAGACAACATGTTATGGAAgatattttacattttaaacCCTAAAGCCTTGGAGCCTCCTCATACTATGATACCAATACAATATGCCTGCGCGCTCATCCCCCTAATTAAACGAAAAAATGCTCCCACATTACCAAAAGGCTATCCCTAAAATTTTCACTTGCCTGGATCAAAGGAACTATTTACAGGAGCAATTCACATCATTCTATCATGTTCCATAAAAGTCGAAGAGGTTTCTCAATGGCAAAACGCTTCATTGAATCATGTGTTTGCCGATTGTGATGGAAGGCGGGGGTGATTGTGCTCACCTTCATAAGTAACAATGAGCATTGATGGTTCTTCCAAGCACCTCTCAACATGCTTCCTAGCAGGGCATCCTCTTATACTGCTACACTTGTAGTAACCCctgaaaatcatcaaaaaatagTAAGAACTCTGTCTTTAGAGTACTATATAACTTTTGAGTCAATAgtgttgaaaaaaaataaagaggaaCATCAAATGCCATATATAAGACATGATTGTGCTACCTCTTTACATCTCACAATGATACATTGGGAAATCTAGTTGTCAATCCAAAAGAAAATGGATCGTTACAGACAGGATATTCGGTGAACAAGAGGAATTACATCAGTGGGCAAGGTGTCTCAGCAACCCACAAGCCCATTTTGCAAACAATGTAAGTTATACTGTGGGAGTCTTTATAGAGAAAAATTCAACAGTAACATCACGCAATCATCCAAATGTCATTTGGCTCCCGTCAAGGCGGGGCTTAAGGGGGCAAACTTATACAGCCTTACACTTCTAATAACAAAATCATTGTTCAACGGTATGAACAATAAATTCAGCACCAACCCATCTTGAATTACAGATTGAAACAATTATTATCTCCTACATACTACTACATCAGTTAAAATTCGTGAATATGGTATTTGTTAGCTTTTTTGACTGATATCATCCAGAAAAAAGAAGTTAGACTAACAGAAAATTTGTGCAAAGTTAAAGTTTAAGAAGCCCAATCTACTAATTCTATAAGAAGTAAGCCGACAAGTGCAATTCTGAAGTAGATTAACTTTCAATAAAGCAATTAAGACCAACTTGATCCTAAACTGAGGAAACAAAAAAGCTTGTTTCAGAATAAAGTGAAGAGATCAATCTAGAATTCAACTGTACAAGGTATTGACATGAGAAATCCATCAAAGTTTACTTTAGTATAATTAAAGTTTGTCCTCTCTTTGAAGGGAATACGGATATGGATTGTCCGTCACCTTTGCTCACCCAGACCCTATTTTCAAGCgggatattgggttgatgatgatgatgatgctgataTTTGATTCACATTGTTAACAAAACTTTAAGGGAATTGGAAACTGAAATGAGTCCATTACATTATAATGTAGCGAAGCGGAGTATCAAACAGAGCAAGAATATACCTAGGATGAGGCGAACCCTTAATTGGCTTTTGCCCATACTTTCTCCACGAGTATTCATCCGGAGGGATATCAGCCAGCTTGTTACTAATAGCAGGAACCTTGATTATTCTCTTTACCCTGTGCTTCCTACATCCGCCATAAATGAAACTATCATCAATAACATTTCAAAACCAATGTTTTGAATAATACAAAAGCAAGTAATAAGTTTATAGAGCTTAACCTCTTTTTGGAACAATGACATCTTCCACTGCTCCCACATTTCACACTTCCATCTTCACCTCTGCCAGAACACCTCTTCCTGTGCTGAGTCAATGAATGGTCTGATGACTGACTCACACTAAACAAATTAAACCCATTTCCATCCATATTCGCCACACTTCCATCGACACTCAACGAAGAAATAAACGATCTAGTCGAAGACATTGTCGGGGTACAACTAGAACTATCGAAATTCAAGTTAATCCCACTATTGCTCCTTCGATACAACATCTCAGCGTGTTGTTTTAACCGTTGTTGCTGATGAAATTGTTGAAGCTGAACCTTCTGTTGCTGAAACAACTGATAATGTGGCGACAAACTCGGCTGAGCAAGCTGAAGTTGGGTTTTCCCACCTGAGCTCATTTCTAGTGAGCGATTTCCCCCTAGAGACAAACAACTTTTCCCAGTTGTAGATCCATTTTCTTGGATCAAACTCTCATTCAAGTTGGTTTTGAGCCATTGAAGAGCCTTAACAGGTTGAGTACATGATTCAATCTTAGGGTCATTAGAACTCTCTAGTAAAATGTTTTGAGGAAAAGGGGTAGACctatttttctttgttattctAGCTCTTCCATGACCTAATCCATTGCTAAGAAGGGATACAACCCTCTTAAACTTGCTCACAGCGTGCTGAGTTTCAACTGCTAGATTCCTAAATTGGGTTTGTTCTTGTGGTTGAGATATAATACTAAGAACTCTATGACAACTCTCAACAGCTAATTTATTAGCTTCCTCAACTCCTTCCATTTTAGGGAggtaaataatgcaacaaaaatGGAAGCTTTAAACCCTAAACTCCCACCCCCAAGAACCCAGAAATAGTTCAACCATTATTAACACTAAAACTCCTCAAATCACAACTAAAATCAACAATCAGAGCTATAAGCACCCATTAAGCTTGAGAATTAAGGGTAATGAGTCAAATTTCAATTAGAATTCAACAGTTCAACTTTAAAGGGTAATACTTTCCTGAACATAAGACTGAAATAGATTTAACTGAAATGGGTAagcttaaaaatcaattatgaAAATGACCCAGGTTTAGATCAAGGAAGTAACatgaaattttcaattttgtgaAGCGAAAAGTGAAGATggaacttgaaaaaaaattaaaagaacagACCTTTGGAAAACTCAAACCCTAGATTCTTCATCCATGGTAATTTTCTTTCTTCAGGATTTGATGAAGATGTGAATGGGAAGACTTGAACTACAGAAACAAGACAGATTACCCTTTTTTTAGTCACTCATTTGAGTTAATTTGACcccataataatataaaaaagaatcAAAGGGTAAGAAATGTCATGATTCATGAGGTAGGCAAAGGAAATTCTACacaagaagagagagaaagagaaaagagagagaaatgaaaaaataagaaGGGTGTGATTTAAATAAACTTTGAAGGTGTTGAGAAAAAAGGTAATGAAACTGCAGACTGTGCGTACAGATTTTCAGGTGGACCCCTACTCATAGTGAAGACCTTTGTAATTTTGTAACTTTTATATTACACCCTTCcattcaatttattattttgatatgttatatttaatttgcattattttttttagtaatttattattttttttaatctcattcgtATATTTTcacattcttttaattttatcaacatAATTTATactctctttttatttatttctactTTTTTAACAATATTCATCTTTCTCTTTGATACAAATCAAGGAGTTCCTATCAAAATTAAATCAAAGAGAAAGTaagaatttttaagaaaatataatagtagaagtaataaataaaaaagaaataataataattgtagatgaaattaaaagagttaaaatgtgtaaatgaaataaaaaaaagtgataaacATTGTGCaaagacaaaaataatacaaattaagtaggacaaataaaacaaattgaGCGGAACAAAGGAAGAGTTCATTATTTAGGTTTTCAAAGCTGTcaaatttattcatttaatggtcaatatttcttattatacttaatgaaaaattatttaatgttgatattaaaactttttatagtgagacaaattaaataaggtattaCTCGAATATAATTtagcttatagattaaaaataaaaaattaaattaaaagtaaaagataaataatattttaaaaaatatatgacgTTCTTATTAAATAAGATGGATTATTAAAATAGCATAGGCTAACCAAGGTATAGGGCAAAAACAGGAGTATGGATTATAAAGGGCAGGAGGACTAGggataaaaaaaacaagtcaCTACAAATGAAATTAGTAAAAGTTTCTCTATAAATTTGGTTCATATTGTTTTAGTAATTTTAGTGATTTATTTACTTACAATTATTAAGAAGAAATACGTGTTATTTTAGTAtgcaataattttaaaatatattaaa
This Amaranthus tricolor cultivar Red isolate AtriRed21 chromosome 13, ASM2621246v1, whole genome shotgun sequence DNA region includes the following protein-coding sequences:
- the LOC130798578 gene encoding 40S ribosomal protein S15-4-like codes for the protein MADVEGEVAATGVPKKRTFRKFSYRGIDLDALLDLNTDELVKLFPARVRRRLSRGLKRKPMALIKKLRKAKREAEPGEKPEPVRTHLRNMIIVPEMIGSVIGVYNGKTFNQVEIKPEMIGHYLAEFSISYKPVKHGRPGIGATHSSRFIPLK
- the LOC130798579 gene encoding probable WRKY transcription factor 21 translates to MEGVEEANKLAVESCHRVLSIISQPQEQTQFRNLAVETQHAVSKFKRVVSLLSNGLGHGRARITKKNRSTPFPQNILLESSNDPKIESCTQPVKALQWLKTNLNESLIQENGSTTGKSCLSLGGNRSLEMSSGGKTQLQLAQPSLSPHYQLFQQQKVQLQQFHQQQRLKQHAEMLYRRSNSGINLNFDSSSCTPTMSSTRSFISSLSVDGSVANMDGNGFNLFSVSQSSDHSLTQHRKRCSGRGEDGSVKCGSSGRCHCSKKRKHRVKRIIKVPAISNKLADIPPDEYSWRKYGQKPIKGSPHPRGYYKCSSIRGCPARKHVERCLEEPSMLIVTYEGEHNHPRLPSQSANT